One window of Candidatus Nitrospira kreftii genomic DNA carries:
- a CDS encoding hypothetical protein (conserved protein of unknown function), with translation MTPVVLAELAGSAGYGGGERYLELLFEHVDRNRFRPILICPEPGPFVDKMIARHIPTHIVHLRPLFNPLAVVNLANLLKRNKVAILQTHGARANVYGCLAARLAGVPCVVATIHNSIRDYEVSLIKRNLYLAILRVLLPLTDRLICVSDAIKRDVLADCPGVATRTTTIRNGIDQRRFSRSGDPHKIRKEWSIGNGPALLMVARLTEQKGHRFFIEALPGLLAEWPTLVCLFVGEGECRDALRSLAGTMNVEHACRFVGAQNNVDDWYAAADVVVLPSLSEGLPFVVLEAMAMARPVVASSVNGVPEIIQDGLNGLLIPPRNPQALEEAIRSLLRNPVQAARMGKAGQQHVACAFTVGNMVDDTVRVFEEAMPALRTVSVGTAPTIRQEAA, from the coding sequence ATGACACCCGTGGTGCTTGCAGAACTAGCCGGCTCGGCCGGGTATGGAGGAGGAGAACGCTACCTGGAACTTCTCTTTGAACATGTAGACCGCAACCGTTTTCGTCCGATACTGATTTGCCCTGAACCAGGCCCATTTGTGGACAAGATGATAGCCCGGCACATCCCGACTCATATTGTTCACCTCAGACCGCTCTTCAACCCACTGGCAGTTGTGAACTTGGCAAACCTACTCAAACGAAATAAGGTGGCGATTCTTCAGACCCATGGAGCACGGGCCAATGTCTATGGTTGCCTTGCTGCACGTCTAGCCGGAGTTCCCTGTGTTGTCGCAACGATACATAATTCGATCAGAGATTATGAGGTGAGTCTGATCAAGCGCAATCTCTACCTCGCAATTCTGCGAGTGCTATTACCGCTGACAGACCGGCTTATTTGTGTGTCGGATGCAATCAAGCGGGATGTTCTCGCCGATTGCCCCGGTGTCGCGACTAGAACAACAACCATACGGAACGGCATTGACCAAAGGCGATTCTCTCGGAGTGGAGATCCTCACAAGATCAGAAAGGAATGGTCTATCGGCAACGGTCCAGCACTGCTTATGGTAGCGAGACTAACGGAACAAAAAGGCCATCGCTTCTTCATCGAAGCGTTGCCGGGACTGTTGGCAGAATGGCCGACTCTCGTCTGCTTATTCGTGGGAGAAGGCGAGTGCCGAGACGCACTTCGATCGTTGGCCGGAACCATGAACGTTGAGCATGCCTGTCGCTTTGTCGGAGCTCAGAATAACGTCGATGATTGGTATGCGGCGGCAGATGTGGTGGTCTTGCCATCTCTTTCAGAAGGTCTTCCGTTCGTTGTCCTTGAAGCGATGGCCATGGCTCGTCCCGTAGTCGCTTCCAGCGTCAATGGGGTTCCGGAAATCATCCAGGATGGCCTGAATGGATTACTCATCCCACCGCGGAATCCTCAGGCATTGGAGGAAGCGATTCGGAGTCTGCTTCGCAACCCCGTCCAAGCCGCGCGCATGGGCAAGGCCGGGCAGCAACACGTGGCCTGTGCTTTTACGGTAGGCAACATGGTTGACGACACCGTCAGGGTGTTCGAAGAAGCGATGCCCGCGTTGCGCACGGTATCCGTCGGGACTGCTCCAACGATTCGACAGGAAGCGGCATGA
- a CDS encoding hypothetical protein (conserved protein of unknown function) encodes MHILMYCDEDLGIAAGGSRQVLEFAKALAVRGHGVTVVAPESEQPRPRISVPPQIHIQMVPVLRWGGLRPISFLLSSKRILTRLLRDTTPDVLLWFDSPGQLAPLWAIQKHSCPVVYFVNGLPSEEVQGMWRLAPFRNLLSHGLRLAARHANAIVSVCPEFFRSLKSLEPVNSGKCAVIRNGVDPVHFSPQPQHAARKDLLLVDQGPYIGFVGGFFPWHGLDTLVDAIAIVAKSHPTVQCLLVGEGQTTLALKAQVDHLHLSRHVHFVGRIDFDTVPKWIAACDVCVVLHRQTRSYPGDSMKLWEYLACGRPVVATAGPGYGDVVVDFRCGLSVQADDHDDLAHHIITLLDNPELREKMGQRGRSAVVQTHTWSAQAAQLEQVCHQAIGRTALAA; translated from the coding sequence ATGCACATTCTCATGTACTGTGATGAAGACCTCGGCATAGCGGCCGGTGGTTCACGACAAGTCTTGGAATTTGCCAAGGCATTGGCTGTCCGCGGGCATGGCGTCACCGTGGTAGCACCGGAGTCAGAGCAACCCAGACCTCGTATTTCTGTTCCACCACAGATACACATTCAGATGGTCCCAGTCCTCAGATGGGGAGGATTGCGCCCTATTTCTTTTCTACTGAGCTCAAAACGGATATTGACGAGACTGTTACGTGATACAACTCCGGACGTGTTGCTGTGGTTCGATTCTCCAGGACAACTCGCCCCGCTATGGGCAATCCAAAAACATTCCTGCCCTGTCGTGTACTTTGTGAATGGCCTCCCGAGTGAGGAAGTCCAGGGGATGTGGCGTCTTGCACCATTCCGTAACCTCTTGAGCCATGGACTTCGCCTGGCCGCAAGACACGCGAACGCGATCGTCAGCGTGTGTCCAGAATTCTTCCGCAGCCTCAAGTCATTGGAGCCGGTCAATTCAGGCAAGTGTGCGGTAATCAGAAATGGGGTTGATCCTGTTCATTTCTCTCCTCAGCCTCAGCACGCGGCCAGAAAAGATTTGTTGCTTGTCGATCAGGGACCGTATATCGGGTTTGTCGGTGGGTTTTTCCCGTGGCACGGTCTCGACACACTCGTCGATGCGATTGCCATTGTTGCGAAGTCGCATCCCACTGTTCAATGCCTTCTGGTCGGAGAAGGACAGACCACACTAGCGCTCAAAGCACAAGTTGATCATCTACACCTATCTCGCCATGTCCATTTCGTTGGGCGGATCGACTTCGACACTGTACCGAAATGGATTGCCGCCTGCGATGTCTGTGTGGTGTTACACAGGCAGACGAGGTCCTATCCTGGCGACTCGATGAAGTTGTGGGAATATCTCGCGTGTGGGCGTCCCGTGGTTGCGACAGCAGGGCCTGGATACGGAGATGTTGTCGTTGACTTCCGCTGTGGTTTGTCCGTTCAAGCCGACGATCACGATGATCTGGCTCATCACATTATTACCTTGCTGGATAACCCAGAGCTTCGAGAGAAGATGGGCCAACGGGGACGATCTGCTGTCGTGCAAACTCACACCTGGTCTGCACAAGCAGCACAGCTCGAACAGGTATGCCATCAAGCGATCGGTCGAACAGCGTTAGCAGCGTGA
- a CDS encoding hypothetical protein (conserved protein of unknown function), translated as MTILSDHHAVGVGCPCGANEPLGKAFQTPTRRYVRCPACDLVFLDPRPTRDTLEAYFQEDYDGDYGEVEALDDRQPVFQSVFHHLSLYRSSPGTLLDIGCGDGEFLVLCRDAGWSCSGIELSKQAAMRAAQKGVTVLSPNMLERGEWAQHFDIVTMINVLETVADPAIMLRQATALLAPDGLVIVRATNSAFHLSMRAPARWIGSQYDQAFHWYLYSAKALTVLMERAGLTVISLCNSTPSRGPLSPVHPWFSQLKWTLSRLVLWPLSQLLYYVTRRRLVWAPSFEIIAQRSGNAR; from the coding sequence ATGACTATCCTGAGCGATCATCACGCAGTCGGCGTCGGGTGTCCCTGTGGAGCCAATGAACCACTGGGTAAAGCCTTTCAGACCCCGACGAGGCGATACGTTCGCTGTCCTGCCTGCGATCTCGTCTTTCTTGACCCTCGGCCGACTCGCGACACTTTAGAAGCGTATTTCCAGGAAGACTATGACGGAGATTATGGAGAGGTCGAGGCATTAGACGACCGACAGCCGGTGTTCCAGAGTGTATTCCATCACCTGTCCCTCTACCGTTCTTCACCTGGTACCTTGCTGGACATCGGGTGCGGGGACGGGGAGTTCCTCGTACTCTGTCGCGATGCCGGGTGGAGCTGTTCAGGGATTGAGTTGTCAAAACAGGCCGCCATGCGCGCGGCTCAAAAAGGCGTCACGGTCTTGTCTCCGAACATGCTCGAGAGGGGCGAATGGGCACAGCATTTTGATATCGTGACCATGATCAACGTGCTCGAAACCGTTGCAGATCCGGCAATCATGTTGCGGCAGGCCACCGCCCTCCTGGCGCCTGATGGGCTTGTCATCGTGCGCGCTACGAACAGCGCATTTCATCTGTCGATGAGGGCTCCTGCACGTTGGATCGGGTCACAATATGACCAAGCATTTCATTGGTATCTCTATAGCGCCAAGGCACTCACGGTCTTGATGGAAAGGGCCGGACTCACCGTCATCAGTCTCTGTAACTCAACACCGAGTCGAGGTCCTCTCTCGCCTGTACACCCTTGGTTCAGTCAATTGAAATGGACCCTGAGCCGATTGGTCCTGTGGCCACTTTCTCAGCTCCTCTATTACGTGACACGGAGACGCCTTGTGTGGGCGCCTTCGTTCGAGATTATCGCTCAACGGTCGGGAAATGCGCGATGA
- a CDS encoding hypothetical protein (conserved membrane protein of unknown function) — translation MIRRWNAQVTPSGMILLPAIGLGLLARVGVIWKAPNQSFAVDQLFDTLAWNLVSLGQFTLDGVNPAAHVGPLYPAILAGFYFFIGHRPEWVPMLHILFDVCAAWGIYRVGTILWDSRVGAWAASLLFLYPAYWTYDPRIRSEALLTLLMSLWLWATILAMKSPSAHRFAIMGLVAGLTVLCKPVVLVLAVLLTTLIGIGTDRISRKLRYGIVYGTACLILVLPWSVRNFTEFHHIIPVSAGIGVGFWMGSDPASRGSWPMPLEREYAIWESAGLTPLPHAYAMYEVQTDQLLRQKGIERIMADPLSYLSLTLGRVWDFWVGNSFYLFDEQQGVLLGLSKDAQERGWVVAFYSLFKRLVLVPILIVFACYSAWVHRDRWKILLPLYVFPIGLTVAYVPFTVEAGRYALPVLPCLMMLSVAAVHHVSIMQPLFWKRRIAPGMTGIR, via the coding sequence ATGATCAGACGTTGGAATGCACAGGTCACCCCGTCCGGCATGATTCTGCTGCCGGCCATCGGCCTTGGACTGCTTGCACGGGTAGGAGTCATCTGGAAGGCTCCCAATCAGTCCTTTGCTGTTGATCAATTGTTCGATACGCTGGCATGGAATCTCGTATCTCTTGGACAGTTCACCCTCGATGGCGTCAATCCAGCTGCACATGTGGGTCCTCTCTATCCAGCCATTCTTGCAGGGTTCTATTTCTTCATTGGGCACCGACCAGAGTGGGTGCCGATGCTACACATTCTGTTCGATGTTTGCGCAGCTTGGGGTATCTATCGAGTGGGAACTATCCTGTGGGATTCACGAGTGGGAGCCTGGGCGGCTTCCCTTCTTTTCCTTTATCCCGCTTACTGGACCTATGACCCTCGAATACGGAGCGAAGCGCTCCTCACGCTCTTAATGAGTCTCTGGTTATGGGCGACGATCTTAGCCATGAAGTCACCATCTGCACATCGCTTTGCCATCATGGGGCTCGTAGCTGGACTCACCGTCTTGTGCAAGCCAGTCGTTCTCGTATTGGCGGTGTTACTCACCACACTGATCGGAATCGGTACAGATCGCATTTCACGAAAGCTGCGCTACGGAATCGTGTACGGAACAGCCTGTCTTATTCTCGTGCTGCCATGGTCCGTGCGGAATTTCACAGAATTTCATCACATTATTCCAGTGTCAGCCGGAATAGGAGTCGGATTCTGGATGGGGAGTGACCCAGCTTCTCGTGGAAGTTGGCCCATGCCGCTCGAGCGAGAATATGCCATCTGGGAGAGCGCTGGCCTCACACCGCTTCCCCATGCCTATGCGATGTATGAGGTCCAGACAGATCAACTATTGCGGCAAAAGGGGATTGAGCGGATCATGGCAGACCCTTTGAGCTATCTGAGCTTGACGCTCGGAAGAGTCTGGGACTTTTGGGTCGGCAATTCGTTCTACTTATTTGATGAGCAGCAGGGAGTCCTCCTAGGGCTTTCAAAGGATGCCCAGGAAAGGGGATGGGTAGTGGCGTTCTACAGTCTGTTCAAGCGCCTGGTGCTAGTCCCAATTCTCATTGTCTTCGCCTGCTACAGCGCCTGGGTTCATCGAGATCGCTGGAAGATCCTCCTTCCTCTCTATGTGTTTCCTATCGGCCTGACGGTGGCCTATGTCCCTTTCACTGTAGAGGCAGGTCGCTACGCATTACCCGTCTTACCCTGCCTGATGATGTTATCGGTGGCTGCCGTTCATCATGTGTCAATCATGCAGCCGCTTTTCTGGAAACGACGTATTGCACCAGGCATGACAGGCATACGATGA
- a CDS encoding hypothetical protein (conserved protein of unknown function) has product MITSAAKTWWNRRYPNWVAESALRYLPVAEAIHQNPPQGLILEVGVNCSGLTTYLPLPVVGVDLVMGTARPPLVTPILAWGQALPFQGQSFDYAVCMDTLEHVDNSERGLVLAELMRVTKRRVYLGCPMGAAAEQQDRELQRYYRKHNGGSFSFLDEHVANGLPRLETVLEEIRELARQSGRLINVYCEGNLNLVIHRLLLRLWMRPGPVSYALHRLAVVFVHLRRWLNVGSCYRQIVVVDFEARGQ; this is encoded by the coding sequence GTGATCACATCAGCCGCAAAAACCTGGTGGAACCGCCGTTACCCGAACTGGGTTGCGGAGTCTGCCCTGCGCTATCTACCGGTAGCGGAAGCGATCCATCAAAACCCACCACAGGGGTTAATTCTCGAAGTCGGCGTCAATTGCTCCGGCTTGACCACCTACTTGCCGTTACCTGTGGTCGGAGTGGATTTGGTTATGGGAACAGCACGGCCACCACTCGTAACTCCCATTCTGGCATGGGGGCAGGCATTACCATTTCAAGGACAATCCTTCGATTATGCTGTGTGCATGGACACACTTGAGCATGTGGATAATTCCGAGAGAGGCCTTGTGCTGGCAGAACTGATGAGAGTGACAAAGCGACGCGTGTATCTCGGATGCCCGATGGGAGCAGCAGCCGAGCAGCAAGACCGAGAGCTTCAGCGCTACTACAGAAAACACAACGGTGGATCATTTTCCTTTCTGGATGAGCACGTCGCCAATGGCCTTCCTCGATTGGAAACGGTTCTAGAAGAGATCCGAGAGCTGGCGCGTCAGAGTGGCCGCCTGATCAACGTGTATTGCGAGGGAAATCTGAATCTTGTGATACATCGACTGCTACTTCGTCTATGGATGAGGCCAGGTCCTGTCAGCTACGCGCTACACCGCCTTGCCGTCGTATTCGTGCATCTTCGCCGTTGGCTCAATGTTGGTTCCTGTTATCGACAGATTGTCGTGGTGGATTTCGAGGCTCGTGGTCAATGA
- a CDS encoding hypothetical protein (conserved membrane protein of unknown function): MKDQGQHDSRLGMCSCAGTATTPRLRDRILHAGGWAGGGFLFDKLIATGQLVIVARLLTPADFGVMAASAAIVLAFMTISELGLESSLVSKPQVEQRDLAVVWTLAVGRGVAMALCLWASADVIGQAMQMTQLPEVLRVHAWALVLQGLHSPGMAMLLKNLDFKRRVSMDLARRLVEASVTITLAFWFRNVWALLVGQLVGLSVGSLLSFRVAPFKLRLSLHRTTLNYVMRYGAHLNITALCIFGVMSGGELLIGRLLGQESLGLYQIALAIPLLIGVRATALIHQLSMPTYALLQNDRPGLARVFELQMGLACLLFVPPAVGVAVLAPVIVPLAFGMQWLAIIDPLRILCLYAVCAGLSSVMTALHYGVNRVDLQMRSWVTQFLVYAAVIVPLIGFAGITGAAAALAACYLVGLSLQWVGTRALIGPSADEALWSIGRAGCVAVFLTGSLVFVADTGIVPMVSWLVVAICTGVLGWYSWHVWSVEVPRLKVLWEHH, translated from the coding sequence ATGAAAGATCAAGGACAACATGACAGTCGGTTAGGTATGTGCTCTTGCGCTGGTACTGCAACAACGCCACGTCTTCGTGACCGAATCCTCCATGCTGGTGGGTGGGCCGGCGGAGGATTTCTCTTCGATAAGCTAATTGCGACAGGACAGTTAGTTATCGTGGCGAGACTCCTGACTCCGGCAGATTTTGGGGTAATGGCGGCATCGGCAGCGATCGTCTTGGCGTTCATGACAATCAGCGAGTTGGGTCTCGAATCAAGCTTGGTGTCTAAGCCACAGGTCGAACAGAGGGATTTGGCAGTGGTGTGGACATTGGCCGTGGGCCGTGGGGTTGCCATGGCCCTGTGTCTCTGGGCATCAGCCGATGTGATCGGCCAGGCCATGCAGATGACTCAACTCCCTGAAGTCCTACGTGTTCACGCATGGGCGCTCGTCCTGCAGGGATTGCATAGCCCGGGGATGGCGATGCTCTTAAAGAATCTCGACTTTAAACGACGTGTCTCGATGGATCTCGCCCGCCGTTTGGTGGAGGCCAGTGTGACCATCACGCTTGCGTTTTGGTTTCGAAATGTATGGGCGCTGTTAGTAGGGCAACTGGTGGGACTGTCCGTCGGTAGTCTTCTGTCGTTCAGGGTGGCTCCGTTCAAGCTGCGTCTATCCCTTCACCGGACCACGCTGAACTACGTGATGCGGTACGGCGCGCACTTAAATATTACGGCGCTCTGCATCTTTGGCGTCATGAGCGGCGGAGAGCTCCTCATCGGCCGCCTGCTCGGACAAGAATCACTTGGACTCTATCAGATTGCGCTGGCGATTCCTCTCTTGATCGGTGTACGGGCCACAGCGTTGATTCACCAGCTCAGCATGCCGACCTACGCACTTCTCCAGAATGATCGGCCAGGACTTGCGCGTGTTTTTGAACTACAAATGGGGTTGGCTTGCCTTCTCTTCGTGCCACCTGCCGTCGGAGTCGCAGTGCTCGCACCCGTTATCGTGCCGCTGGCCTTCGGGATGCAATGGTTGGCCATTATCGATCCTCTGAGAATACTTTGCCTGTATGCCGTGTGTGCCGGATTGTCGAGCGTGATGACGGCGTTGCATTACGGAGTGAATCGTGTAGATCTTCAGATGAGAAGTTGGGTCACACAATTTCTCGTTTATGCAGCGGTGATCGTTCCACTAATAGGGTTCGCCGGAATCACCGGGGCGGCTGCAGCTCTCGCTGCCTGCTATTTGGTCGGTCTTTCACTGCAATGGGTCGGAACAAGAGCACTGATTGGACCATCAGCAGATGAGGCGTTGTGGTCTATCGGACGCGCTGGATGTGTCGCCGTGTTTCTCACCGGAAGTCTTGTATTCGTCGCAGACACCGGAATCGTTCCGATGGTGTCTTGGCTGGTCGTGGCCATCTGCACGGGAGTGTTGGGGTGGTATTCCTGGCATGTGTGGTCGGTCGAGGTTCCGCGATTAAAAGTGCTTTGGGAACATCACTGA
- a CDS encoding hypothetical protein (conserved protein of unknown function) has translation MTYDLTRHRFLNLLASYQPSTYESFGQQDERFIVSMHHAMKCRDRLHVALRSGLRTLPSDRQTIVDLGPFPGSLLRLLRRIDYTKSAQLYGAGLMISEDFVNFMQHDIQANILTVDLDPVGGHFQTKGYSKEVPLPDHSTQLVFALEIIEHLTSPFHLLAEAYRILRSGGHIILTTPNVTRIGNVFKLLIGRSPNDRLAPPGYKNPDDEWRPHAREYAMHELADMLRQTGFDIAESRYFLGEDTQDCRQTASQHGINWAKWPFYAVPHLRGSLLIVGKKP, from the coding sequence ATGACCTACGACCTGACCAGACATCGCTTTCTGAACCTGCTCGCTTCCTACCAACCCTCTACCTATGAGTCTTTCGGCCAACAAGACGAACGTTTCATCGTCTCCATGCACCATGCGATGAAATGTCGGGACCGCTTGCACGTTGCATTGCGGAGCGGGTTGCGCACCTTGCCATCGGACAGACAGACCATCGTTGATTTAGGGCCTTTCCCCGGTAGCCTCTTACGACTGCTTCGCCGAATCGACTATACCAAATCGGCACAGTTGTATGGAGCCGGGCTTATGATTTCTGAGGATTTCGTCAACTTTATGCAACACGATATTCAGGCAAACATCCTGACCGTTGATCTTGATCCCGTAGGAGGTCACTTTCAGACCAAGGGGTATTCCAAGGAGGTCCCTCTTCCTGATCACTCGACGCAGCTGGTATTCGCACTGGAGATTATTGAGCATCTGACATCACCCTTCCATTTGCTTGCGGAGGCCTATCGCATCCTTCGATCAGGCGGTCACATCATCCTCACAACACCGAATGTGACTCGGATCGGGAATGTCTTCAAACTGCTGATCGGCCGGTCACCAAACGATCGGTTGGCTCCACCAGGCTACAAGAATCCAGATGATGAATGGCGGCCGCATGCACGAGAATACGCGATGCATGAATTAGCCGACATGCTCCGCCAAACGGGCTTTGACATTGCAGAGTCTCGATACTTTCTTGGGGAAGACACGCAAGACTGCCGCCAGACGGCGAGTCAACATGGCATCAATTGGGCGAAATGGCCATTTTACGCCGTACCGCATCTACGAGGAAGTCTCTTGATCGTTGGGAAAAAACCATGA
- a CDS encoding hypothetical protein (conserved protein of unknown function), which produces MTMPESTTPQSSIIDLSIAIVSYNTRRLMLDCLRSVFESTQVIQFEIIVVDNHSTDATVEAVRTSYPMVQIIANPQNRGFSKAVNQALEISSGRYLLMLNSDTRLHPRALDHMVTCLDREPDIGAVGCKQWTEDGRMYQSCFPFPSVRDHLTYAAFFRRCAPGLQGALASKLAIDCSQPQDVDWINGACLMVRRDLMKACGGLDEGYFMYFEDIDLCRAIRQKGYRIRHMADADVTHLIGRSGEGHREQLNLVWEFSRIRYVEKNFPLCTRWIMKTWIATGAIARLISTVIDSKSTAQGTAFATTLSIISRILTGKRWIESELAWNRQGRG; this is translated from the coding sequence ATGACGATGCCTGAGAGTACAACTCCCCAGTCCTCAATAATCGACCTCTCGATTGCGATCGTGAGTTACAACACCAGACGGTTGATGCTCGACTGCCTCAGATCGGTGTTTGAATCTACGCAAGTGATTCAATTCGAGATAATTGTTGTCGACAACCACTCCACTGATGCAACAGTGGAGGCTGTTCGGACTTCCTATCCCATGGTGCAAATCATTGCGAATCCTCAGAATCGAGGATTTTCCAAAGCAGTCAATCAAGCACTCGAGATCAGTTCTGGTCGTTATCTACTGATGTTGAATAGCGATACGCGCCTACACCCTCGTGCGTTAGATCACATGGTCACCTGCCTCGATCGAGAGCCGGATATCGGGGCGGTAGGCTGCAAGCAATGGACGGAAGACGGCAGGATGTATCAATCGTGTTTTCCTTTTCCGTCGGTTCGCGACCATCTGACCTATGCAGCATTCTTTCGTCGATGCGCCCCCGGGCTCCAAGGTGCTCTCGCTTCAAAGCTGGCCATCGACTGTTCCCAGCCGCAGGATGTGGACTGGATCAATGGGGCATGCCTGATGGTACGCCGTGATCTCATGAAGGCGTGTGGTGGGTTAGACGAAGGGTACTTTATGTATTTTGAAGATATCGATCTCTGTCGAGCGATTCGGCAAAAGGGGTATCGGATTCGACACATGGCTGATGCGGATGTCACGCATCTGATCGGTCGTAGTGGAGAAGGGCATCGAGAACAGTTGAATCTTGTCTGGGAGTTCAGCCGAATTCGATATGTGGAAAAAAATTTTCCACTGTGCACCCGTTGGATCATGAAAACTTGGATTGCTACGGGAGCGATCGCGAGACTGATCAGTACCGTAATCGATTCTAAATCGACCGCTCAGGGCACAGCATTCGCTACCACTCTGTCGATCATTTCTCGGATCTTGACCGGAAAACGCTGGATTGAGTCCGAATTGGCCTGGAATCGGCAGGGGAGAGGATAA
- a CDS encoding hypothetical protein (conserved protein of unknown function) translates to MERRAAYPTDTQHVVNLSGYVWAARQLDAAHPHRILDVSCGTGYGADYLGPCADTIVAIDCVQAVVAKSRSDYPRPNVHFLAMDGCALGFRDESFDCIVSQDTIEHIPDDGRFLTELTRVLKLRGTLIIFTPHGKGKGVTPSDPYHIREYTAQEFMDLLAPHFSTIHWYGRRQGHRLRTAEQSMDTIRTWDPLGLRTCVPRPVRHWIGSLISRLHGGPDLGDLVPADIEYTEGIDQDTNLIGVCMK, encoded by the coding sequence ATGGAACGTCGAGCTGCCTATCCTACGGACACACAACATGTCGTCAATCTATCGGGATATGTGTGGGCCGCTCGCCAACTTGATGCTGCACACCCTCATCGGATCTTAGATGTGTCGTGCGGGACTGGGTACGGTGCGGATTATCTCGGACCCTGCGCGGACACGATCGTGGCCATCGATTGTGTTCAGGCGGTCGTGGCCAAGAGTCGGTCCGACTATCCTCGACCTAACGTACACTTTCTGGCGATGGATGGATGTGCGCTCGGATTTCGAGATGAATCATTTGACTGCATCGTCTCACAAGACACCATCGAGCATATCCCAGACGATGGCCGTTTCCTGACTGAGCTGACTCGCGTATTAAAGCTGCGTGGCACACTCATCATTTTTACCCCCCACGGAAAAGGGAAGGGGGTCACGCCGAGCGATCCTTACCATATTCGAGAATACACAGCACAAGAATTCATGGATTTGCTGGCGCCCCACTTTTCCACGATTCATTGGTACGGACGTCGTCAAGGCCACCGGCTCAGGACGGCAGAACAGTCGATGGACACGATCCGCACATGGGACCCGCTCGGACTACGTACCTGTGTTCCACGCCCAGTTCGTCATTGGATCGGCAGCCTGATCAGTCGATTACATGGAGGTCCCGACCTGGGAGACCTTGTACCTGCCGACATTGAGTACACTGAAGGAATCGATCAGGACACCAATTTAATCGGGGTGTGCATGAAATGA